One window from the genome of Vicinamibacteria bacterium encodes:
- a CDS encoding pilus assembly PilX N-terminal domain-containing protein produces MNEQEPVRVWRGGEAGFALVLAILALMLLTFLGLTLATTSSTELQIATNFRWSQQALVNAEAGLEAGKLILSNVANPVTNWSTVLPANRAGTWASGLAPTPVEVGAGRDFAPAPCGGRGNGANSMGYGLVLKDPVNCAAPPLSGGPGNRCQDISSFLGQAINGSFTLWVRRQLLVNNNGQFYDDPAPPNNFPNAAVLTVEGVAPYVGASTAFSRANQAVRVLEITFALSTSASGPPCQSMRGQEGGAPSGENFDPCSLLSAGPGGSLATVFGGGGGTLTSTGAQ; encoded by the coding sequence ATGAACGAACAAGAACCTGTGCGCGTCTGGCGGGGGGGGGAGGCGGGCTTCGCGTTGGTCCTCGCCATCCTGGCGCTGATGCTCCTCACATTCCTGGGTCTGACCCTGGCTACCACCAGCTCGACGGAGCTGCAGATCGCCACTAACTTCCGGTGGAGCCAGCAGGCCCTCGTGAACGCGGAGGCGGGCCTGGAGGCGGGCAAGCTCATTTTGAGCAACGTGGCCAACCCCGTGACCAACTGGTCGACGGTCTTGCCCGCGAACCGCGCCGGTACCTGGGCTTCGGGTTTGGCGCCCACGCCCGTCGAGGTGGGCGCGGGCCGCGACTTCGCGCCGGCCCCTTGTGGTGGGCGCGGGAATGGCGCCAACTCGATGGGCTACGGCCTCGTTCTCAAGGACCCCGTTAACTGCGCGGCACCGCCCTTGTCCGGCGGGCCAGGCAACCGTTGCCAGGATATCTCGTCATTCTTGGGCCAGGCCATCAACGGGTCCTTCACGCTATGGGTCCGCCGCCAGCTCCTGGTCAACAACAACGGACAGTTTTACGATGACCCCGCTCCCCCCAACAACTTTCCAAACGCGGCCGTCCTCACGGTGGAAGGTGTGGCCCCTTACGTCGGCGCTTCGACCGCGTTCAGCCGGGCCAACCAAGCCGTCCGCGTGCTCGAGATCACCTTCGCCCTCAGCACCAGCGCCTCCGGCCCGCCCTGTCAGTCCATGCGCGGCCAAGAGGGCGGTGCGCCGAGCGGCGAGAACTTCGATCCGTGCAGCCTCCTCTCCGCGGGCCC